A window of Chitinophagales bacterium contains these coding sequences:
- the tatC gene encoding twin-arginine translocase subunit TatC, which translates to MALFRKGKKVDRAEMSFMDHLEELRAHLFRSVVAIVIGAVVVAIYYKPLFRNLLMGPLHTDFITYRAMCKLGHKLGLAEVMCVGDIPVNMQNVVMTGQITLLFTFIAIGGVILAFPYIFWEFWRFVKPALTPNEKSTTRGVVFWVSFLFFLGICFGYLVIAPYTVNFLAGFTLDDTIKNQWSVTSYIDTMLPLVLGTGLTFQLPLVILFLTKIGIVGPSFLRKYRRHAIVIILIVAAAITPPDVISQCIVTLPIYFLYEISIRLSARAEKKRLKAEEAEWS; encoded by the coding sequence ATGGCATTATTTAGAAAAGGTAAGAAGGTTGACCGGGCGGAAATGTCCTTTATGGACCACCTGGAGGAGTTGCGGGCGCACCTGTTCCGTTCCGTAGTAGCCATTGTCATCGGTGCTGTGGTGGTAGCCATCTACTATAAACCCCTTTTTCGCAATCTGCTCATGGGGCCCCTGCATACCGATTTTATCACCTACCGGGCCATGTGTAAATTGGGACATAAGCTTGGTCTTGCAGAAGTCATGTGTGTGGGAGATATTCCCGTCAATATGCAGAATGTGGTCATGACCGGTCAGATCACTTTGCTTTTCACCTTTATTGCCATTGGCGGGGTCATCCTGGCTTTCCCTTATATATTCTGGGAGTTCTGGCGCTTTGTAAAGCCTGCCCTTACACCCAACGAAAAATCCACTACACGTGGTGTTGTTTTCTGGGTATCCTTTTTATTCTTTCTGGGTATCTGTTTTGGGTACCTGGTCATAGCTCCATATACCGTAAACTTCCTTGCCGGATTTACACTCGATGATACCATCAAGAACCAATGGTCCGTCACCAGTTATATTGACACCATGTTGCCACTCGTGTTGGGAACGGGTTTAACCTTTCAACTTCCGCTGGTCATATTATTCCTGACCAAGATCGGGATCGTAGGGCCATCCTTCCTGCGCAAATATCGTCGGCATGCCATCGTCATCATTCTTATTGTGGCTGCAGCCATTACTCCACCCGATGTCATAAGCCAGTGTATTGTTACGCTTCCCATTTATTTTTTATACGAAATTTCCATTCGTTTGTCTGCAAGGGCGGAGAAGAAGAGATTGAAGGCGGAAGAGGCGGAGTGGTCTTAA
- the rpiB gene encoding ribose 5-phosphate isomerase B, with protein METPFDHTKPIAIGGDHAGYQYKEEIISFLEGKGIPFKDFGPFSADSVDYPDFAHPVASAVEKGEAACGILICGSGNGVAITANKHQGIRAALCWGEELAKLAREHNNANIICIPARFVRESDVEKMVNIFLNTHFEGGRHATRVGKISC; from the coding sequence ATGGAAACACCCTTCGACCATACTAAACCCATCGCCATTGGAGGCGACCACGCCGGTTACCAATACAAAGAAGAAATCATTTCTTTTCTCGAAGGAAAGGGTATTCCCTTTAAAGACTTTGGCCCCTTCTCCGCTGATTCAGTGGATTATCCCGATTTTGCCCATCCGGTGGCCAGTGCCGTAGAAAAAGGCGAAGCCGCCTGTGGCATTCTTATCTGTGGCAGTGGAAATGGCGTAGCCATCACCGCCAACAAACACCAGGGCATTCGTGCTGCTTTATGCTGGGGCGAAGAACTCGCCAAGCTGGCCCGTGAACACAACAATGCCAACATCATCTGCATCCCCGCCCGCTTTGTCCGCGAAAGCGATGTAGAAAAAATGGTGAACATCTTCCTGAATACACATTTTGAAGGAGGGAGGCATGCCACCCGTGTCGGAAAAATCTCCTGCTGA
- the gmk gene encoding guanylate kinase has product MTPGKIIIIAAPSGAGKTSITRHLLKSLPDKLAFSVSAATRSPRANEKNGVDYYFMSVTDFRHKIENNEFAEWEMVYEGKYYGTLKSEIERIWKANKAPLLDVDVKGGIHIQDQYPGQCLSLFIEPPSLEELRRRLEARGTETPESLEARINKAGYEMSFRHQFDRIIVNDRLDRACKEAEELVFSFLG; this is encoded by the coding sequence ATGACCCCTGGAAAGATCATCATCATCGCCGCACCCTCTGGCGCCGGTAAAACCTCCATCACCCGGCACCTGCTTAAATCCCTGCCCGATAAACTTGCTTTTTCTGTTTCGGCAGCAACACGCTCTCCCCGTGCCAATGAAAAAAACGGCGTGGATTATTATTTCATGTCTGTAACCGACTTCCGGCATAAGATCGAGAACAATGAGTTTGCCGAATGGGAAATGGTGTACGAAGGCAAATACTATGGTACCCTGAAATCGGAGATCGAACGCATTTGGAAGGCCAATAAAGCTCCTTTACTGGATGTAGATGTAAAAGGGGGTATCCATATACAGGACCAGTACCCCGGTCAGTGCCTCTCCCTTTTTATCGAGCCTCCTTCCCTGGAAGAGCTCCGGCGCCGGCTCGAAGCCCGGGGTACCGAAACCCCCGAATCCCTCGAAGCCCGGATCAATAAGGCCGGGTACGAAATGAGCTTCCGCCACCAGTTCGACCGGATCATAGTAAACGACCGGCTGGACAGGGCTTGCAAAGAGGCGGAGGAGTTGGTTTTCAGTTTTTTAGGTTGA
- a CDS encoding HlyC/CorC family transporter — protein sequence MFDVKTLTWFLMTLILMGFFAGIEMAFYSANRLDIELKKKQGKVSGEILDEFVESPIRFLGTTLVGFNIFLVFFGLQISDVMRPIWDYAHVPGVGRILVEIAISTLLVIIFAEFIPRAIFRARSNSILSALVHIISFFYQIFYPIAAAFIAMSNWILRYLFNIRVDEKKEAFSRSDLENLFHQNHHGDEGDENLNTELFENALEFSKVKIRQCLVPRKEIVGLDIHAPVSELRRLFAETKLSRIVIFEQNIDHLLGYVHQLDMFKNPGTIQQVLLPIPAIPESMSATDLINKFSKERKSIAWVVDEFGGTSGIITMEDILEEIFGEIQDEYDVEEFVEKQIAENEYIFSGRLEVDYLREKYHLAFPPTESETLSGLIINYHETIPQQKERIIIGDYEFDIVTVSDTRIEMVKMRVLK from the coding sequence ATGTTCGATGTAAAAACACTCACCTGGTTTCTCATGACCTTGATCCTGATGGGCTTTTTTGCCGGGATCGAAATGGCTTTTTATAGCGCCAACCGCCTGGATATTGAACTCAAGAAAAAACAAGGCAAGGTCAGCGGCGAAATACTCGATGAATTTGTCGAATCACCCATTCGATTTCTCGGCACCACCCTGGTGGGCTTTAATATCTTCCTCGTTTTTTTTGGATTACAGATCAGTGATGTCATGCGCCCCATTTGGGATTATGCGCATGTACCTGGTGTAGGGCGAATCCTCGTCGAGATCGCTATTTCCACGCTATTGGTCATCATTTTTGCCGAGTTCATTCCCCGGGCCATTTTCCGCGCACGGAGTAATTCCATCCTCTCTGCCCTTGTACATATCATTTCCTTTTTCTACCAGATATTCTATCCCATTGCCGCGGCCTTTATCGCCATGTCAAACTGGATACTGCGTTATCTCTTCAATATCCGGGTAGATGAGAAGAAAGAAGCTTTTAGCCGAAGCGATCTGGAGAACCTTTTTCATCAAAATCATCATGGGGATGAAGGGGATGAAAACCTCAATACTGAATTATTTGAAAACGCCCTTGAATTCTCCAAGGTCAAGATCCGGCAATGCCTGGTGCCTCGTAAAGAGATCGTGGGACTGGATATTCATGCCCCGGTAAGTGAGCTCCGTCGCCTGTTTGCGGAGACCAAGCTCTCCCGGATCGTCATTTTTGAGCAGAATATCGATCACCTCCTGGGTTATGTTCACCAGTTGGACATGTTCAAGAACCCCGGCACCATTCAGCAGGTATTGCTTCCCATTCCGGCCATTCCTGAAAGCATGAGCGCCACCGACCTCATCAATAAATTCAGCAAGGAAAGAAAGAGCATTGCCTGGGTGGTGGATGAATTTGGCGGTACCTCGGGTATCATTACCATGGAAGATATCCTCGAGGAGATATTTGGCGAGATACAGGACGAATATGATGTGGAGGAATTTGTAGAAAAGCAGATCGCTGAGAATGAATACATCTTCTCCGGCCGGTTGGAGGTGGATTATCTCCGGGAGAAATATCACCTGGCCTTCCCGCCCACCGAGTCGGAAACCTTGTCCGGGCTGATCATCAATTACCACGAAACCATCCCTCAGCAAAAGGAAAGGATCATTATCGGGGATTATGAATTTGATATCGTCACTGTTTCTGATACCCGTATTGAGATGGTGAAAATGCGGGTACTGAAATAG